Proteins encoded in a region of the Cytobacillus pseudoceanisediminis genome:
- a CDS encoding DUF4257 domain-containing protein, translating to MFLNITFALLIGGLVGVVGHIRKEGKMVKPRRTKKFIYLGVFEEVIMGALAAVFLVVSSDPDSALKVVLLAVIAGFGGDALLTCLDFLKIRHKE from the coding sequence ATGTTTTTGAACATTACCTTCGCTTTGTTGATTGGTGGGCTGGTCGGTGTCGTTGGACATATTCGGAAAGAAGGCAAAATGGTAAAACCCAGAAGGACAAAAAAATTCATCTATCTGGGGGTCTTTGAAGAAGTAATCATGGGGGCTTTAGCGGCTGTTTTTTTGGTCGTATCTTCAGATCCTGACTCTGCCTTAAAGGTAGTGCTCCTTGCGGTAATTGCAGGATTTGGAGGAGATGCACTGCTGACATGTCTCGATTTCCTAAAGATCAGACATAAAGAATAG
- a CDS encoding DUF896 domain-containing protein, with translation MLPKQKLARINELAKKAKESGLTEAEAKEQTSLRKEYLETFRSGMLNTLKGVTIVDPKGNDVTPKKLKDFQNKNRLH, from the coding sequence ATGCTGCCAAAACAAAAACTTGCCCGAATTAATGAACTGGCAAAGAAGGCAAAGGAATCAGGTTTAACAGAAGCAGAAGCAAAAGAACAGACTTCTCTCCGTAAAGAGTATTTGGAGACTTTTCGCTCTGGCATGCTGAACACGCTTAAAGGTGTTACAATCGTTGACCCGAAAGGAAATGACGTAACTCCAAAAAAGCTAAAAGACTTCCAAAACAAAAACCGCCTTCACTAA
- a CDS encoding CBO0543 family protein yields MYLLLRYIPTESKRLAWITFILVQAIAWIHEYIQLVFGLVEFPYREFNKATNMSFSLHYIVYPTIAVFFILFYPKEKGTRRTFLYYLLFSMGITTYSYLLEKFSSLYHYIHWNWFFGLITNMILLYVVKIYIFWFKKGLV; encoded by the coding sequence TTGTACTTGTTGTTAAGATACATCCCAACCGAAAGTAAAAGGTTAGCTTGGATAACCTTTATACTTGTTCAAGCAATAGCATGGATACATGAATATATACAATTGGTATTTGGATTAGTTGAGTTTCCGTATAGAGAATTTAATAAAGCGACAAATATGAGCTTTTCATTGCATTATATTGTTTATCCTACAATTGCGGTGTTTTTTATACTTTTTTATCCAAAAGAAAAAGGGACAAGAAGAACATTTTTGTACTACTTACTATTTTCAATGGGGATAACAACTTACTCCTATCTTCTCGAAAAATTTAGTTCATTGTATCACTATATTCACTGGAACTGGTTCTTTGGATTAATTACCAACATGATTCTTCTTTATGTTGTAAAGATATATATATTTTGGTTTAAAAAAGGTCTGGTGTAA
- the glnA gene encoding type I glutamate--ammonia ligase, giving the protein MAKFTKEDIKRIAEEENVKFVRLQFTDILGTIKNVEIPISQLEKALDNKMMFDGSSIEGFVRIEESDMNLYPDLDTWVVFPWTAEKGKVARLICDIYNPDGTPFLGDPRSNLKRILAEMEELGYSDFNLGPEPEFFLFKLDQAGEPTLELNDNGGYFDLAPTDLGENCRRDIVLELEEMGFEIEASHHEVAPGQHEIDFKYADALTACDQIQTFKLVVKTIARKHGLHATFMPKPLFGVNGSGMHCNVSLFKDGKNAFFNETSDLQLSEDARHFIAGIINHATAFTAVTNPIVNSYKRLVPGYEAPCYVAWSAQNRSPLIRIPASRGVSTRVEVRSVDPAANPYLAMAVLLKAGLDGIKNKLTPPAPVDRNIYVMNKQEREEEGIKDLPATLAAALDELKKDEVIVSALGDHIFEHFIEAKEIEWDMFRTQVHPWEREQYLSMY; this is encoded by the coding sequence GTGGCAAAGTTTACTAAAGAAGACATTAAGCGTATTGCAGAAGAGGAAAATGTAAAATTCGTCCGTTTACAGTTTACGGATATTCTTGGAACAATCAAGAACGTAGAAATTCCGATCAGCCAGCTTGAAAAAGCGCTTGATAACAAAATGATGTTTGACGGATCTTCAATCGAAGGTTTCGTGCGTATTGAAGAATCAGACATGAATCTATATCCAGACCTTGATACATGGGTGGTATTCCCTTGGACAGCAGAAAAAGGAAAAGTTGCACGTCTGATCTGTGATATTTACAATCCGGATGGAACTCCCTTCCTTGGCGATCCGCGCAGCAACTTAAAACGTATTTTGGCAGAGATGGAAGAGTTAGGATACTCTGATTTCAACTTAGGGCCTGAGCCGGAATTCTTCCTATTCAAGCTTGACCAGGCTGGAGAGCCAACTCTTGAACTGAACGATAATGGCGGATACTTCGATCTTGCGCCAACTGACCTTGGTGAAAACTGCCGCCGCGATATCGTGCTTGAGCTTGAAGAAATGGGCTTTGAAATTGAAGCTTCCCACCATGAGGTTGCACCTGGACAGCACGAAATCGACTTCAAATATGCGGATGCATTAACAGCTTGTGACCAGATCCAGACATTCAAGCTTGTTGTTAAAACAATTGCCCGCAAGCACGGCCTGCACGCGACATTCATGCCAAAACCGCTGTTCGGTGTTAACGGATCAGGTATGCACTGTAATGTTTCATTATTTAAGGATGGCAAAAATGCATTCTTCAACGAAACAAGCGATCTTCAATTAAGTGAAGATGCTCGCCACTTTATCGCAGGTATCATTAACCATGCGACAGCATTTACTGCTGTAACAAACCCAATCGTTAACTCTTATAAGCGCTTGGTTCCTGGTTATGAAGCACCTTGCTATGTTGCATGGTCTGCTCAAAACCGTTCACCGCTTATCCGTATCCCGGCTTCACGCGGTGTAAGCACACGTGTTGAAGTTCGCAGCGTTGACCCTGCTGCTAACCCATATCTTGCTATGGCTGTACTTCTAAAAGCTGGTCTTGACGGAATCAAGAACAAATTGACTCCACCGGCACCTGTAGACCGCAACATCTATGTAATGAACAAGCAGGAACGTGAAGAAGAAGGCATCAAGGATCTTCCGGCTACATTGGCTGCTGCCCTTGATGAGCTTAAGAAGGATGAAGTCATCGTATCCGCACTAGGCGACCATATCTTCGAACACTTCATTGAAGCGAAAGAAATTGAGTGGGATATGTTCCGTACGCAAGTGCATCCATGGGAGCGCGAGCAGTACCTGAGCATGTATTAA
- a CDS encoding CBO0543 family protein, which yields MNLERWIILGVLILSIMCLKLLVPRDKVREAWVIFLFLQVITWPAGLIAVEMGWIEYPIQLYPKANLYNRTSFSFEFFLFPVVAIIFSLYFPRKKKGFGSLLYYVFFAGFFTFLEAVLESKTKLVEYHEWKWYWTLVTVMISLYINDKFYRWFSKRLILVDLK from the coding sequence ATGAATCTTGAAAGATGGATTATATTGGGGGTATTAATACTAAGTATCATGTGCCTCAAGCTTCTAGTGCCGAGAGACAAGGTTAGAGAAGCGTGGGTTATCTTTTTATTTCTGCAGGTCATTACATGGCCAGCCGGTTTAATAGCAGTAGAAATGGGTTGGATTGAATATCCGATTCAATTGTACCCTAAGGCAAATTTATATAATAGGACTAGTTTTTCCTTTGAGTTCTTCCTATTCCCGGTAGTCGCCATTATTTTTAGTTTGTATTTTCCAAGGAAGAAAAAAGGGTTTGGCTCACTATTGTATTATGTTTTCTTTGCTGGATTTTTTACCTTCTTAGAGGCTGTATTAGAATCTAAAACCAAACTGGTTGAGTACCACGAATGGAAATGGTATTGGACACTAGTAACAGTAATGATTTCTCTATATATAAATGATAAATTTTATCGATGGTTTTCTAAAAGATTAATTTTGGTGGACTTAAAATGA
- the yneA gene encoding cell division suppressor protein YneA gives MLKKLWKSYSYAIILFVLSLTASFIMLIQIETPDTEKFMKVTVAEGDSLWEIAESFSAEHSLSTDQFINWVEQNNEIAAGRIFPGDEIVIPVKALDDEPYKELASSDFYE, from the coding sequence ATGCTGAAAAAATTGTGGAAATCATATTCTTATGCTATTATTCTCTTCGTTTTAAGCCTGACAGCATCGTTTATTATGCTCATTCAGATAGAGACACCTGATACGGAAAAGTTTATGAAAGTCACTGTTGCAGAAGGTGACTCTTTATGGGAAATTGCTGAGAGTTTTTCGGCTGAACATTCGCTGTCTACAGATCAATTTATTAATTGGGTCGAACAAAATAATGAGATAGCGGCAGGCAGGATTTTTCCGGGCGATGAAATTGTTATTCCAGTAAAAGCACTGGATGACGAGCCTTATAAAGAGCTTGCCAGTTCAGACTTTTACGAATAA
- the sirA gene encoding sporulation inhibitor of replication protein SirA yields MRAYQLYLIEDEFAAHYFGRERMFFQLFEEYEHSSGEMKSILSKQIDFVTKPIPGLKVHQYIHQQLQRKKDFIIEKSAYYIEMSKRSRAKLEVFERSLVLEAAGSYEAETVFFEVLRKSESSFLAVDLKHKRYGWLKPIKERKFV; encoded by the coding sequence ATGAGAGCTTATCAATTGTATTTAATAGAAGATGAATTTGCGGCCCATTATTTTGGCAGAGAGCGGATGTTTTTTCAGTTGTTTGAAGAGTATGAGCATTCGTCAGGTGAAATGAAGTCTATTCTATCGAAGCAAATTGATTTTGTGACTAAGCCAATCCCGGGTTTGAAAGTGCATCAATACATCCATCAGCAGCTGCAGCGAAAAAAGGACTTTATAATAGAAAAAAGTGCATACTATATAGAGATGAGCAAAAGAAGCAGGGCGAAGCTTGAAGTATTTGAACGGAGCCTGGTTTTAGAAGCGGCCGGCAGCTATGAGGCAGAGACGGTATTTTTCGAAGTACTGCGAAAAAGCGAGTCCTCCTTCCTGGCTGTTGACCTCAAGCATAAGCGCTATGGGTGGCTAAAACCGATAAAAGAGAGAAAATTCGTCTAA
- a CDS encoding helix-turn-helix domain-containing protein — protein MVKRAKSELKKILDQRNISIRKLAEMTKDENGENGIKFETLRRLYNDNTRQYQRDTIGRVCEVLEIEISDLLTLEEVNNNDQDSK, from the coding sequence TTGGTTAAACGAGCAAAATCAGAATTAAAAAAGATACTTGATCAAAGAAATATCTCTATTCGAAAACTTGCTGAAATGACAAAAGATGAAAACGGTGAAAATGGTATTAAGTTTGAAACATTAAGAAGACTTTATAATGACAACACAAGACAATATCAAAGGGATACAATAGGTCGAGTATGTGAAGTGCTTGAAATTGAGATATCAGACTTATTAACTCTTGAAGAAGTAAATAATAATGACCAGGACAGCAAATAG
- the lexA gene encoding transcriptional repressor LexA — MVKLSKRQQDILEFIKEEVKLRGYPPSVREIGEAVGLASSSTVHGHLARLESKGLIRRDPTKPRAIEILDLDESSHIPKVSAVNVPIVGKVTAGQPITAIENVEEYFPLPERMAPADEHVFMLEIMGESMIEAGILDGDYVIVKQQSTANNGDIVVAMTEEDEATVKRFFKEKDYIRLQPENSTMEPIILRNVSILGKVIGVYRHMH, encoded by the coding sequence ATGGTGAAATTATCAAAAAGGCAGCAAGATATATTAGAGTTTATTAAAGAGGAAGTTAAATTGAGAGGCTATCCGCCTTCTGTAAGGGAAATCGGGGAAGCAGTCGGCCTGGCTTCAAGCTCAACAGTTCACGGCCATCTCGCCCGTCTTGAAAGCAAAGGGCTGATCCGCAGAGATCCTACTAAACCGCGCGCCATTGAAATTTTAGATCTGGACGAGTCTTCTCACATCCCTAAGGTCAGTGCAGTCAATGTTCCGATCGTCGGTAAAGTAACTGCAGGGCAGCCGATAACAGCCATTGAAAATGTTGAAGAATACTTCCCTCTTCCAGAAAGAATGGCACCAGCTGATGAGCATGTATTCATGCTTGAAATCATGGGGGAAAGTATGATTGAAGCCGGAATCCTTGATGGCGACTATGTCATCGTCAAACAGCAGAGCACTGCTAATAATGGAGATATCGTGGTTGCCATGACAGAGGAAGATGAAGCAACTGTCAAAAGATTCTTTAAAGAAAAAGACTATATCCGGCTTCAGCCGGAAAACTCTACAATGGAACCTATCATCCTTCGAAATGTTTCCATCCTTGGCAAAGTTATAGGTGTATACCGCCATATGCATTAA
- a CDS encoding HNH endonuclease, with product MEWKKLRVVIKKRDNYECQECKRKGRLSIETNEYSESGKGRKIQLLVHHIKELELHPDLAFGEDNMDTVCVDCHNK from the coding sequence GTGGAATGGAAGAAGCTACGAGTAGTAATCAAGAAGCGTGATAACTATGAATGCCAGGAATGTAAACGGAAGGGGCGCTTAAGCATTGAAACAAATGAATACAGTGAGAGTGGTAAGGGCAGGAAGATCCAGTTGCTTGTTCACCATATCAAGGAGCTCGAGCTTCATCCAGACTTAGCGTTTGGTGAAGATAACATGGATACTGTTTGTGTCGATTGCCATAACAAATAA
- a CDS encoding aminotransferase class I/II-fold pyridoxal phosphate-dependent enzyme — MFQQLSQGEKLQPIVKEVEQQISEVLKSIDERIDENQFRVLKSFQNFKVSDSHFNPSTGYGYDDIGRDTLEGIYAEVFGGEAGLVRPQIISGTHAISIALFGVLRPGDELLYITGKPYDTLEEIVGIRGTGNGSLREFGIGYNSIPLNEDGSIDYPAVEKAIRPNTKMIGIQRSKGYATRPSFTIEQIEEMIQFVKEVKPDTIVFVDNCYGEFVEDREPCHVGADLMAGSLIKNPGGGIAKTGGYIVGKKEWVEVCSYRMTSPGIGAEAGASLYSLQEMYQGFFLAPHVVGQALKGAVFTAALLERLGMNSNPKWDSNRTDLIQSVQFDDKEKMVAFCQAIQFASPVNSHVTAYPAYMPGYEDDVIMAAGTFIQGASIELTADGPIRPPYVAYVQGGLTYSHVKMAVCIALDQLLEKGLVQIN; from the coding sequence ATGTTTCAACAGTTATCACAAGGGGAAAAGCTCCAGCCGATTGTAAAAGAAGTGGAGCAGCAAATTTCAGAGGTATTAAAGAGCATTGATGAGCGGATTGATGAGAATCAATTCCGTGTTTTAAAGAGCTTTCAAAATTTCAAAGTCAGCGATTCGCATTTCAATCCTTCAACCGGCTATGGTTATGATGATATCGGCCGGGATACGCTTGAGGGAATATATGCAGAAGTTTTCGGCGGGGAAGCAGGATTGGTCCGCCCGCAGATAATATCAGGCACGCATGCCATTTCCATTGCACTCTTTGGTGTACTGCGGCCAGGTGATGAATTGCTGTATATCACCGGCAAGCCATATGACACACTGGAAGAAATTGTTGGGATTCGGGGAACAGGTAACGGTTCGCTGAGAGAGTTCGGCATTGGATACAATAGCATCCCGCTGAACGAAGATGGAAGCATCGACTATCCTGCCGTTGAAAAAGCAATCAGGCCGAACACGAAAATGATTGGTATCCAGCGTTCCAAAGGATATGCGACAAGACCTTCTTTTACAATTGAACAAATTGAAGAAATGATCCAGTTTGTAAAAGAAGTTAAGCCGGATACGATTGTGTTTGTTGACAATTGCTATGGTGAGTTTGTTGAAGACCGTGAGCCTTGCCATGTTGGGGCAGACTTGATGGCCGGGTCGCTCATCAAGAACCCTGGCGGCGGGATTGCAAAGACGGGCGGTTATATTGTCGGGAAGAAGGAATGGGTGGAAGTCTGCTCCTACCGAATGACTTCACCGGGAATTGGTGCAGAAGCGGGTGCGTCCCTTTACAGCCTTCAGGAAATGTATCAGGGCTTTTTCCTGGCTCCCCATGTTGTCGGCCAGGCGCTGAAAGGGGCTGTTTTTACAGCAGCGCTTCTTGAACGGCTTGGCATGAACTCCAACCCAAAGTGGGACAGTAATAGAACTGATTTAATCCAATCTGTTCAATTTGATGATAAAGAAAAAATGGTGGCGTTTTGCCAGGCAATTCAATTTGCATCTCCTGTTAATTCACATGTAACTGCCTATCCTGCTTATATGCCTGGATATGAAGACGATGTAATCATGGCAGCTGGGACTTTTATTCAGGGTGCAAGCATTGAACTGACCGCTGATGGTCCTATCAGGCCGCCTTATGTTGCTTATGTTCAGGGCGGGCTGACTTATTCACATGTGAAAATGGCTGTATGCATCGCGCTGGACCAATTGCTGGAAAAAGGTTTAGTCCAAATAAATTAG
- a CDS encoding tyrosine-type recombinase/integrase, translating to MFLEDVLKEYIYHCMAKGYPPKTMKNKRQELKQLKEYLVERRGINELESVTPFDLKAYVRFKQQAGLQPQSIVSMFKMIKAFFSWCEKEGYLKENIAKRVETPKVPKKVLKGFNASDIQAMIDAFTFKNYIEARNKAIIAMLADCGLRAMELRGLLNVNVKETSILVNGKGNKERLIFVSPALKRILIKYERVKTQHFKDKITTDHYFLSYKGTELSHVGLDNVIKLAGNKAGVEGKRISPHSFRHFFATQFLLNANFHGNVDIYTLSKLLGHSEISTTQRYLSTLEDFELIKKAMPSSPLMNMNRR from the coding sequence GTGTTTTTAGAGGATGTTTTAAAGGAGTATATCTATCACTGTATGGCAAAGGGGTATCCACCAAAGACGATGAAAAATAAGCGTCAGGAACTGAAGCAACTCAAGGAATATTTAGTGGAGAGAAGAGGGATTAATGAACTCGAAAGTGTTACTCCATTTGATTTGAAGGCTTATGTTCGATTTAAGCAGCAGGCGGGATTGCAGCCTCAGAGTATCGTTTCAATGTTCAAGATGATAAAAGCATTCTTTTCCTGGTGCGAAAAAGAAGGGTACTTAAAAGAGAATATAGCTAAAAGAGTTGAGACTCCAAAGGTTCCGAAAAAGGTTCTGAAAGGATTTAATGCGAGTGATATTCAGGCAATGATAGATGCTTTTACTTTTAAAAATTATATAGAAGCAAGGAATAAGGCGATTATTGCAATGCTCGCAGATTGTGGACTTCGTGCAATGGAATTAAGAGGTTTGTTAAATGTAAATGTTAAGGAAACCTCAATATTAGTTAATGGTAAAGGCAATAAGGAGAGATTAATTTTTGTCAGTCCAGCGCTAAAACGGATCCTAATTAAGTATGAGCGAGTAAAGACACAACACTTTAAAGATAAGATTACAACAGATCACTACTTTTTATCCTATAAAGGTACCGAGTTATCACACGTTGGTTTGGACAACGTGATTAAATTAGCTGGAAATAAGGCAGGGGTTGAAGGGAAAAGGATATCTCCTCATAGTTTCCGTCACTTCTTTGCCACACAATTTTTATTAAATGCCAACTTTCATGGGAATGTAGATATCTACACATTGAGTAAACTACTTGGACATTCCGAAATCAGTACTACCCAGCGATATTTATCAACATTAGAGGACTTCGAACTTATAAAAAAAGCAATGCCCTCAAGTCCATTAATGAACATGAACAGGAGATAA
- a CDS encoding YneF family protein, translating to MGMYILVGVLALLAGVALGFFIARKYMMSYLEKNPPINEQMLKMMMMQMGMKPSQKKINQMMNAMNKQTGK from the coding sequence ATGGGTATGTACATTCTAGTTGGTGTACTGGCGCTTCTTGCCGGTGTAGCACTAGGATTTTTCATTGCTCGAAAATATATGATGAGCTACCTGGAGAAAAATCCGCCAATTAATGAACAAATGCTTAAAATGATGATGATGCAAATGGGCATGAAGCCATCTCAGAAGAAGATCAACCAAATGATGAATGCCATGAACAAGCAGACTGGCAAGTAA
- a CDS encoding YneB family resolvase-like protein, translated as MKAIIYCRVSTTKDTQETSLSRQEEELVNLAKKHDFEVVKVIREQASGYDLERDGILELLDLIKEKDIKVVLIQDETRLGRGNAKIAILHCILKEEVQLYSISNNGQLELSESDSMVLNIVGMVEEYQRKLHNIKIRRGMQRAVDKGYRPEKNLSNQGTNGGRERIEVPIEEIVRLRKNELTFAEIAATLRGFGYNISKATVHRRYKEYMESLAE; from the coding sequence ATGAAAGCAATTATTTACTGCAGGGTTAGTACAACAAAGGATACTCAGGAAACGTCCCTTTCAAGACAGGAAGAAGAGCTGGTGAATCTGGCGAAAAAGCATGATTTTGAAGTAGTCAAGGTGATACGCGAACAGGCCAGTGGATATGACCTTGAAAGAGACGGTATATTGGAGCTTTTAGACTTAATTAAAGAAAAGGATATCAAGGTTGTCCTCATTCAGGATGAAACCAGGCTGGGGCGGGGTAATGCAAAGATAGCGATACTCCATTGCATCCTAAAGGAAGAAGTTCAGCTGTACAGCATTTCGAATAACGGCCAGCTCGAGCTTTCGGAATCAGATTCGATGGTGCTGAACATTGTTGGGATGGTAGAAGAATATCAGAGAAAGCTTCATAACATCAAAATTAGACGCGGCATGCAGCGGGCTGTTGATAAGGGATACCGCCCCGAGAAGAACTTAAGCAATCAGGGAACAAATGGCGGCAGGGAAAGAATAGAGGTGCCGATAGAGGAAATTGTCCGGCTAAGGAAAAACGAGTTAACATTTGCAGAGATTGCTGCAACACTCAGAGGCTTTGGCTATAATATCTCAAAAGCAACAGTCCACAGAAGGTATAAAGAGTATATGGAATCACTTGCTGAATAG
- the tkt gene encoding transketolase — MFNHTDELSISSIRTLSIDAIEKANSGHPGMPMGAAPMAYTLWTRFMNHNPKNPEWFNRDRFVLSAGHGSMLLYSLLHLSGYDVSMNDIKEFRQWGSKTPGHPEYGHTPGVDATTGPLGQGIAMAVGMAMAERHLAATYNKDNFNVVDHYTYSICGDGDLMEGVSAEAASLAGHLKLGRLVVLYDSNDISLDGDLDKSFSESVEQRFKSYGWQYIRVEDGNDLHEIAKAIEEAKQDENRPTMIEVKTVIGYGSPNKSGKSDVHGAPLGADELKLTKEAYKWTFEEDFHVPQEVYDHFKQQVVESGSKKQQEWEDLFAQYKEAHPELGKQLEQAINGELSEGWDKDIPVYEEGKSLASRASSGEVLNAIAQNLPSFFGGSADLAGSNKTMIKGTGDFTAESFDGRNIWFGVREFAMGAALNGMALHGGLKVFGGTFFVFSDYLRPAIRLAALMNLPVTYVFTHDSIAVGEDGPTHEPVEQLAALRAMPNLSVVRPADGNETAAAWKTAIESTNKPTALVLTRQNLPTLKGTDSAAYEGVQKGAYVVSPASNSNADVLLLAAGSEVSLAVEAQKALEGEGIHASVVSMPAWDRFEAQSKEYKESVIPKTVKKRLAIEMGSSLGWHRYAGDEGDVLAIDTFGASAPGEKIMEEYGFTVENVVARVKALLQG, encoded by the coding sequence ATGTTTAATCACACAGATGAACTATCCATCAGTTCCATTCGTACTTTATCAATCGACGCCATTGAAAAGGCGAATTCCGGCCATCCGGGGATGCCGATGGGTGCAGCGCCAATGGCTTATACGCTTTGGACACGCTTCATGAACCATAACCCGAAAAATCCTGAATGGTTCAACCGTGACCGTTTCGTCCTTTCTGCTGGACATGGCTCCATGCTTTTATACAGCCTTCTTCATCTTTCTGGCTATGATGTTTCCATGAATGACATTAAAGAGTTCAGACAGTGGGGAAGCAAGACGCCAGGTCACCCTGAATATGGCCATACTCCAGGTGTTGACGCAACAACAGGCCCATTAGGTCAAGGTATTGCAATGGCTGTTGGTATGGCAATGGCTGAACGCCACCTGGCTGCAACATACAACAAAGACAACTTCAATGTTGTTGACCACTATACATACAGCATCTGCGGTGACGGAGACCTTATGGAAGGCGTTTCGGCTGAAGCTGCTTCCCTTGCTGGCCACTTAAAGCTTGGAAGACTGGTTGTTCTATATGATTCAAATGATATCTCACTTGATGGTGACCTTGATAAGTCTTTCTCTGAAAGTGTTGAACAGCGATTCAAGTCATACGGCTGGCAGTATATCCGCGTAGAAGACGGCAATGATCTTCACGAAATTGCAAAAGCAATTGAGGAAGCGAAGCAGGATGAAAACCGACCAACAATGATTGAGGTTAAAACAGTCATTGGCTACGGTTCTCCAAACAAATCAGGTAAATCTGATGTTCACGGCGCTCCACTGGGTGCTGATGAATTGAAATTAACGAAAGAAGCCTATAAGTGGACTTTCGAAGAAGATTTCCATGTTCCTCAGGAAGTATATGATCACTTCAAGCAGCAGGTTGTAGAAAGCGGCTCTAAGAAGCAGCAGGAATGGGAAGACCTTTTTGCACAGTATAAAGAAGCGCATCCTGAGTTAGGAAAACAGCTGGAGCAGGCAATCAATGGCGAGCTTTCAGAAGGCTGGGATAAAGACATCCCTGTTTATGAAGAAGGAAAGAGCCTTGCAAGCCGTGCTTCTTCCGGAGAAGTGCTAAATGCAATCGCACAAAACCTGCCTTCCTTCTTTGGCGGTTCTGCAGACCTTGCAGGCTCCAACAAAACAATGATTAAAGGTACAGGCGACTTTACAGCTGAGTCATTTGACGGCCGCAACATCTGGTTTGGTGTACGTGAATTTGCAATGGGTGCTGCACTTAATGGTATGGCCCTTCACGGCGGATTAAAAGTATTCGGCGGAACATTCTTCGTGTTCTCTGATTACTTGCGCCCGGCAATCCGTCTGGCTGCACTTATGAACCTGCCTGTTACGTATGTATTCACACATGACAGTATCGCTGTAGGTGAAGACGGACCTACACATGAGCCTGTAGAACAGCTTGCTGCATTGCGTGCAATGCCAAACCTATCTGTTGTCCGCCCTGCTGACGGAAATGAAACAGCAGCTGCATGGAAAACAGCAATTGAATCAACAAACAAGCCAACTGCATTAGTATTGACCCGTCAAAACCTTCCTACATTAAAAGGAACGGATTCAGCGGCATACGAAGGCGTACAAAAAGGTGCTTATGTTGTTTCACCAGCTTCCAACAGCAACGCGGATGTATTATTGCTTGCTGCAGGATCTGAGGTTAGCCTGGCTGTTGAAGCACAAAAAGCGCTTGAAGGCGAAGGCATCCATGCATCTGTAGTGAGCATGCCTGCTTGGGACCGCTTCGAAGCTCAATCAAAAGAGTACAAAGAAAGCGTAATTCCTAAGACAGTCAAGAAGCGTCTTGCCATTGAAATGGGATCTTCACTTGGATGGCACCGCTATGCAGGAGACGAAGGCGATGTTCTTGCAATCGATACCTTCGGCGCATCTGCACCAGGTGAGAAGATCATGGAAGAATACGGATTCACAGTTGAAAACGTTGTGGCACGCGTAAAAGCATTGCTGCAGGGATAA